From a single Leishmania major strain Friedlin complete genome, chromosome 27 genomic region:
- a CDS encoding conserved hypothetical protein (previous protein_id=AAZ09841.1) gives MDISRSSQHSATKESATDSSFVETQRAGSSLYIGPEMVPEEANRRSAHPNKSMKTSREQLLYLQALYPYAHYDELMAVISSTDSADEAAERAYEALNPDYNGFAYLKEQHDLFTSEKLRSAERATAFAGLKESLEERAASAFRPGHFGNLSQLQEYHDTVGLFIVDTSDWDRATLLPSRDLAEMAFMDLPLLEERTSYEAARATINGDSNDVNGLRRESWSQVCSPSLTASNNATCFLDLQPSRKLCPVSTTAPASLSGGKVGKCYREPSRDASEEQLTGGHNGSRAVGVGGDSAAASVVYVQRNDPPRAAPIIAWAPEAIRVGPAEARRECEGILRVFDEATFFKEPLLRSATPPPAPTGALLHAHVSPQESALAAPPSPQATLPSFMGEESEAHEPFDSGSGAVPNCGGGDKVHDANAEELLSAQAPSASHSHHRRRTCLPKPYADTQSGPTASTSTAYGTPNGTREISGDNDSAAFSNALSAQCRMRDAACKALKRRKPHPLTTSETVRQRIRSRTPVGNLIFRATSQHTPVLSPKQQESSNGRPNVVCSPGLALPRAAARDEASVLNGTAQSTERQQAAHHSCEDIPVDGSDAADGGAGAPHGERPLSTGMLAIPAAHSGCSSLDPVTFLNAEEERWEAIAMMLAPYEEVFGSKSRCALTRCIHDECPKLRDNATVILQRLLHVVGKALCGKEIVEGMTEEPLEVPLLGPILLSTSPIKLTELRFREDKCSIEFCEDGTQLQAKLNVKAMSLDAIQFAYIGEADAARQARTARQSQRRIPGSYWRAAARTQHGSEQDQYTTGVTHGTATIKAANVRVKGKVCIWLMTSGKMHVVFQKTSVSVGSFRLSTTVRKLNVLCTLGAPILRLMVQRGIKQALQSGHSL, from the coding sequence ATGGACATATCACGTTCGTCTCAACACAGCGCCACCAAAGAGTCGGCGACGGACTCCTCGTTCGTCGAGACACAGCGCGCCGGGAGCAGCCTATATATCGGGCCAGAGATGGTGCCGGAGGAGGCCAACAGAAGATCTGCGCACCCCAATAAGAGTATGAAGACGTcgcgcgagcagctgctctaCCTGCAAGCCCTTTACCCGTACGCCCATTATGACGAGCTGATGGCCGTAATTagcagcaccgacagcgcAGACGAGGCAGCGGAGCGCGCCTACGAGGCACTGAACCCCGACTACAACGGTTTCGCGTATCTCAAAGAGCAGCATGACCTCTTCACGAGCGAAAAACTACGGAGCGCCGAACGGGCGACGGCGTTTGCGGGCTTGAAGGAGTCGCTGGAGGAGCGGGCGGCGTCTGCCTTTCGGCCTGGGCACTTTGGCAATCtctcgcagctgcaggagtaCCACGACACGGTGGGGCTCTTCATCGTGGACACATCAGATTGGGAccgcgcgacgctgctgccctcaCGCGACTTAGCGGAGATGGCGTTCATGGACCTCCCTCTACTCGAGGAGCGGACTAGTTACGAGGCAGCCAGGGCCACGATCAACGGTGACAGCAACGACGTCAATGGGCTGAGACGTGAGAGCTGGTCGCAGGTGTGCAGCCCCTCGCTCACCGCATCTAACAACGCGACCTGCTTCCTGGACCTGCAGCCGAGCAGGAAGCTGTGCCCCgtcagcaccaccgcgcccGCTTCGCTTTCGGGAGGAAAGGTTGGCAAATGCTATCGTGAGCCGTCGCGTGATGCATCCGAGGAGCAACTGACAGGTGGGCACAACGGCAGCCGTGCCGTTGGTGTCGGCGgggacagcgccgccgcgagcgtCGTGTATGTGCAGCGCAACGACCCACCACGTGCAGCACCGATTATAGCGTGGGCGCCTGAGGCAATCCGTGTGGGTCCGGCTGAGGCGCGACGGGAGTGCGAAGGCATTCTGCGCGTTTTCGACGAAGCGACCTTCTTTAAGgaaccgctgctgcggtcagcgacgccgccgccagccccaACTGGGGCCTTGCTACATGCGCATGTGTCTCCGCAGGAAAGCGCCTTGGCTGCTCCGCCATCCCCGCAGGCGACCCTTCCATCGTTCatgggggaggagagcgaggccCACGAGCCGTTCGATTCGGGCTCCGGCGCAGTGCCTAactgtggcggcggtgacaaGGTCCACGATGCGAACGCTGAGGAGTTGCTCAGCGCACAGGCGCCATCCGCATCGCATTCTCACCACCGCAGACGCACCTGCTTACCCAAACCCTATGCGGACACGCAATCCGGCCCGACCGCGAGCACGAGCACGGCCTACGGCACCCCCAACGGGACGCGAGAGATCTCGGGCGACAATGACAGCGCGGCCTTCTCCAATGCGCTTAGCGCGCAGTGCAGGATGCGGGATGCGGCCTGCAAAGCGCTCAAGAGGCGCAAGCCGCATCCTCTCACGACTTCGGAgacggtgcggcagcgcatccgcAGCCGCACTCCAGTAGGCAACTTGATTTTTCGTGCGACTTCCCAGCACACGCCTGTGCTGTCGCcgaagcagcaggagagcAGCAACGGACGTCCCAACGTGGTATGCTCGCCAGGGCTCGCTCTGCCGCGAGCCGCTGCCCGCGATGAGGCAAGTGTGCTGAACGGCACCGCCCAGAGCACCGAACggcagcaggcagcgcacCACAGCTGTGAGGATATACCAGTCGACGGCAGTGATGCGGCTGACGGGGGTGCGGGCGCGCCGCACGGCGAGCGACCACTCAGCACAGGAATGTTGGCCATTCCTGCCGCGCACAGTGGGTGCTCAAGCTTGGACCCCGTAACCTTCCtgaacgccgaggaggagcgctgGGAAGCCATAGCGATGATGCTGGCCCCATACGAGGAGGTGTTTGGCTCCAAGTCCCGCTGCGCGCTTACGCGGTGCATCCACGATGAGTGCCCCAAGCTGCGTGACAACGCCACGGTCAttctgcagcggctgctgcacgtggTCGGGAAGGCGCTGTGTGGCAAAGAGATCGTGGAGGGCATGACAGAGGAACCACTGGAGGTACCCTTGCTCGGCCCGATTCTGCTCTCCACCTCACCTATCAAGCTGACCGAGCTACGCTTTCGCGAGGACAAGTGCTCTATCGAGTTTTGCGAGGATGGGACACAACTGCAGGCGAAGCTGAACGTAAAGGCGATGTCGCTGGATGCGATCCAGTTTGCGTACATTGGTGAAGCCGATGCCGCCCGGCAAGCACGCACGGCGCGGCAATCGCAGCGACGAATACCGGGGTCTTACtggcgtgcggcggcgcgtaCGCAGCATGGCAGTGAACAAGACCAGTACACCACGGGTGTTACGCACGGCACCGCCACAATCAAGGCTGCCAATGTCCGCGTGAAAGGAAAGGTATGCATATGGCTGATGACCTCCGGCAAAATGCATGTTGTCTTCCAAAAGACAAGCGTCTCTGTGGGCTCCTTTCGGTTGTCAACAACAGTGAGGAAGCTAAACGTCTTGTGCACTCTCGGTGCACCTATTTTGCGGCTAATGGTACAGCGCGGCATTAAGCAGGCGCTGCAAAGCGGGCACAGCTTGTGA
- a CDS encoding conserved hypothetical protein (previous protein_id=AAZ09842.1), with amino-acid sequence MHAWRLYLLTSQAVRYLRVYDPVDASMTVAALGELDCRLSVSTTTFFLSLAPSLPHYDSTQLTRVFAGLSRLRVAHYMITAYILKLFLSSLTRDCGSATASTSPVNGGSRPRCAAAEQLAAVAGMVHILQLHHTQRTTRAFLAAEERALAPLMASCGDACSVLGRRGQKDGEACVTSPASARLMAVQVLFLLEVYVNARVRVTAPHTPLWLLNMVFHAPWTSFTLSELLHVYSRLFPGASAHRPAGCAADFSATFLIQELLTENILYRAGGAEREGGTRCRCAPPAAGAEDAAVGVSLRSSDFSVAVQSRCRVWRRRSPGEQYALLRCTVWRLAQHPTERARDAEACELLRFLTPALFCQLSAEFGGRMRGSALRWWMKVLPRSAVERCGVMDSRESDALREGAVGEAVQICIALLQLLYTQHVAAGEEASSSARSAVACHTEDSAGTRQGAGVLVSVQRLVACLRTVASLVPNHMGDEREWELLALLLDVHVPSSCTTTGGTFTHWLETEAHQSGDASHMWRCLSVATEAARDVLMARWCHFWTHHRSANRFGNPMAKSKCRSATLARATEDDGVTHLGKLAEDALLLHWCIANLVNEWLQRSHRASQLCGCPTPPPAHLTSPRFSFQQIWREMLAETVAELDDSHQRVAAGVSPYPFMKLETDLLVIMAESLDPNRTARVRSDDAQPAPLLGSLADAIGQSALPEALCAALEQAQAHSTDAPSRTVPSYAEARVQRERWRRRMWWAASTSAPGTSMSLQAAQVMLLNALFPPSANGCTCASAALVSLRGLSVQWPYRMLAVCLRSSAPLQQPGVTHHAAAEGCGSEWRARIPPWERKDIRDLDAEHHALGSLTPCDSANFTEDPRTPAIDEPSSTQRSLFVCAKGLSNTLMCNIESLVAWQQRCGVLPANTLRGRGEDGRFLPPDLCGAIATPYRMWYRDDTPITLVREPVLAPRPFENPIGGVVASDFAESVPGAASAHGTDVLVPLCETVALLTRAAMPLNASCASLLALPPTRSSPCWTSCTDSAASSSLFTPLSPLRPFAATEALYAELCFRFWECCQRLAEALLPLCAVSRTDSRDYEEVSTSATAAEALAIAGAVEWRLFSRYVSDASPPAEPFCDTYALAAAQGRASALLLPLMWRCVHCCVAGPSPATSRISKCHRPIRGVLLDVWRLHLFATHLCGKLPLPARCERAQERLWWCLQAALSDALPVEQRVSLRDEPSVGSEDQAALELAMCDLKASLRERHWFDSTTETTERPLTFLRDTVISMCDGLGAAPVVSRDGDTAVTSPMDTYVQRLLPSHPFVLAGPTRVRTHLLCGVRLVVLTWMHILLLESIAAYHPRIFSHECTQQLSWVQTRIRAYEQGLYHAILPTAPSCNHGVAHSTGSSTRAASRRRGLLAECLIRELDAAVSELMTWSRGPPCISAP; translated from the coding sequence ATGCACGCATGGAGGCTGTATCTACTTACGAGTCAGGCCGTGCGCTACCTTCGCGTGTACGACCCGGTCGACGCAAGCATGACGGTCGCTGCTCTCGGAGAGCTGGACTGCCGGTTGTCAGTTTCCACGACGACCTTTTTCTTGAGTCTTGCACCTTCGTTACCGCACTATGACTCGACGCAGCTGACGCGAGTCTTCGCGGGGTTATCAAGACTACGTGTGGCGCACTACATGATCACCGCATACATCCTTAAGTTGTTTCTCTCCTCGCTGACGCGGGACTGCGGTAGCGCAACGGCATCTACCTCGCCGGTGAACGGAGGAAGTCGGCCaagatgcgctgctgccgagcagctggccgcgGTTGCGGGTATGGTGCACATTCTACAGCTGCATCATACTCAACGAACGACGCGCGCCTTTCTtgccgcggaggagagggccCTGGCCCCACTCATGGCCTCCTGTGGAGACGCATGCAGCGTTTTGGGGCGCCGCGGACAGAAAGACGGCGAGGCCTGCGTCACCTCACCCGCTTCTGCGCGGCTGATGGCGGTGCAGgtgctcttcctcctcgagGTGTACGTGaatgcgcgcgtgcgcgtgacAGCGCCGCATACACCGCTGTGGTTGCTGAACATGGTTTTTCATGCTCCGTGGACCTCCTTTACGCTGtctgagctgctgcacgtgtATAGCCGACTCTTTCCAGGTGCCAGCGCTCACCGACCGGCGGGGTGCGCTGCAGACTTCTCTGCCACATTTCTGATCCAGGAGTTGCTCACCGAGAATATCCTCTACCGTGCCGGGGGTGCAGAAAGGGAGGGCGGTACACGCTGCCGATGTGCACCACCTGCGGCTGGAGCAGAAgacgctgctgtcggcgTTTCGCTCCGCAGCAGTGACTTTTCGGTGGCGGTACAGAGCAGATGCCGCGTGTGGAGAAGACGGTCGCCAGGGGAGCAGTACGCCCTACTGCGCTGCACCGTCTGGCGTCTTGCACAACATCCGacggagagagcgcgagacGCAGAGGCctgtgagctgctgcgctttCTAACACCCGCTCTGTTTTGCCAACTGTCGGCGGAGTTCGGCGGTCGAATGCGCGGctctgcgctgcggtggtggaTGAAGGTGCTCCCTAGATCTGCCGTGGAGAGATGTGGCGTGATGGACTCAAGGGAGAGTGACGCACTTCGCGAAGGCGCAGTTGGCGAGGCCGTTCAGATTTGCATTgccctcctgcagctgctttaTACCCagcacgtcgctgctggagaggaggcgagcTCTTCGGCGCGTTCTGCGGTCGCGTGTCATACAGAGGATTCCGCCGGTACTAGACAAGGTGCTGGAGTGCTCGTTtcggtgcagcggctcgtcgCCTGCCTGCGCACGGTGGCCTCGCTAGTCCCCAATCACATGGGGGATGAGAGGGAGTGGGAGCTGCTAGCTCTGCTACTTGACGTGCACgttccctcctcctgcactACTACTGGCGGCACTTTTACACATTGGCtggagacggaggcgcaTCAGAGCGGCGATGCGTCGCACATGTGGCGATGTCTGTCGGTGGCAACGGAAGCCGCGCGGGATGTGCTGATGGCACGATGGTGTCACTTCTGGACCCACCACAGAAGTGCGAACAGGTTTGGGAACCCTATGGCGAAGAGCAAGTGCCGATCGGCGACCCTCGCGCGTGCTACGGAGGACGACGGCGTGACGCATCTTGGCAAACTCGCTGAGGATGCGTTGCTGTTGCACTGGTGCATCGCTAACCTGGTGAATGagtggctgcagcgcagtCACCGAGCCAGTCAACTATGTGGATGTCcgacgccgcctcctgctcatCTCACTTCACCAAGGTTTTCCTTTCAGCAGATATGGCGAGAGATGCTTGCAGAGACGGTGGCGGAACTTGACGATTCTCACCAGAGAGTAGCCGCCGGTGTGTCGCCATACCCCTTCATGAAGTTGGAGACGGATCTTCTCGTGATCATGGCGGAGTCGCTCGACCCGAACAGGACGGCGCGGGTGCGGAGTGATGATGCACAGCCGGCGCCTCTTCTAGGGTCCTTGGCCGACGCAATTGGCCAGTCTGCGCTACCGGAGGCTCTCTGCGCTGCACTGGAGCAGGCGCAAGCGCACAGCACCGACGCGCCCAGTAGGACCGTCCCCTCGTACGCGGAAGCAAGAGTGCAGCgggagcggtggcggcgccgtatGTGGTGGGCGGCGAGCACCTCTGCTCCTGGCACGTCGATGTCGCTGCAGGCTGCGCAGGTGATGCTTCTCAACGCGTTGTTCCCCCCGAGTGCAAACGGTTGCACGTGCGCCTCAGCAGCTCTCGTCTCGCTGCGGGGGTTGTCGGTGCAGTGGCCGTACCGCATGCTAGCAGTGTGTCTACGCAGTTCTGCCCCTCTGCAGCAGCCCGGAGTGACCCACcatgcagcagcggagggcTGTGGGAGCGagtggcgcgcgcgcatcccACCGTGGGAGAGGAAAGACATCCGCGATCTCGACGCTGAGCACCACGCGCTCGGATCACTTACGCCGTGCGACAGTGCAAACTTTACAGAGGACCCACGAACACCGGCAATCGACGAGCCGTCGTCGACACAGCGGTCGCTCTTTGTGTGCGCCAAAGGCCTCTCCAACACGCTTATGTGTAACATCGAGTCTCTCGTcgcgtggcagcagcgctgtggcGTGTTACCGGCGAACACGTTGCGTGGCAGAGGTGAGGATGGGAGGTTCTTGCCGCCTGACCTGTGTGGCGCGATAGCAACGCCCTACCGCATGTGGTACCGCGACGATACACCGATAACTCTCGTCAGAGAACCTGTTTTAGCGCCCAGGCCGTTCGAAAACCCTATCGGGGGCGTCGTCGCGAGTGACTTTGCTGAAAGCGTGCCAGGAGCGGCCTCCGCACATGGCACAGACGTGCTTGTGCCACTGTGTGAGACGGTGGCGTTGCTGACAAGAGCAGCGATGCCGCTGAACGCGAGTTGTGCATCTCTTTTGGCACTGCCTCCTACACGGTCTTCACCGTGCTGGACATCTTGCACCGACAGCGCTGCATCGTCGTCACTGTTCACGCCTCTATCCCCGTTGCGGCCCTTTGCTGCTACCGAGGCCCTCTACGCTGAGCTGTGTTTTCGCTTCTGGGAGTGCTGTCAGCGCCTGGCGGaagctctcctccccctgtGCGCGGTGTCGAGAACTGACTCGCGTGACTACGAAGAGGTATCTACCTCTGCCACAGCGGCGGAAGCTCTAGCGATTGCCGGCGCGGTGGAGTGGCGCCTCTTCAGCCGCTACGTCAGTGACGCATCACCGCCGGCGGAGCCATTCTGTGACACGTatgcgctcgctgctgcccagGGCCGGGCATCGGCACTGCTCCTGCCGCTGATGTGGCGGTGTGTGCACTGCTGCGTCGCGGGGCCGAGCCCGGCGACCTCACGGATAAGCAAGTGTCATCGGCCGATTCGGGGGGTCCTATTAGACGTGTGGCGTCTCCATCTGTTTGCAACTCACTTGTGCGGTAAGCTACCCCTACCTGCCAGGTGCGAGCGGGCTCAGGAGCGTCTGTGGTGGTGCTTGCAGGCTGCGCTCTCAGACGCTCTACCTGTGGAGCAACGCGTGTCTCTGCGTGATGAGCCGTCTGTGGGGTCAGAAGACCAAGCCGCATTGGAGCTGGCCATGTGTGATCTGAAGGCAAGCTTACGCGAGCGGCACTGGTTCGACAGCACCACGGAAACCACAGAGCGTCCGCTCACCTTCCTGCGCGACACCGTCATCTCAATGTGTGATGGcctcggcgcagcaccggtgGTGAGTCGTGATGGAGACACAGCAGTGACCTCACCGATGGACACCTACGTGCAGCGACTTCTCCCCTCCCATCCGTTTGTGCTCGCTGGCCCCAcccgcgtgcgcacgcatcTCCTGTGCGGCGTGCGACTTGTCGTCTTGACATGGATGCACATCCTCCTGCTCGAGAGTATCGCAGCGTATCACCCGCGGATCTTCTCGCACGAGTGCACACAGCAGCTGAGCTGGGTGCAGACGCGCATAAGGGCATACGAGCAAGGGCTCTACCATGCAATACTTCCCACAGCACCCTCCTGCAACCACGGCGTTGCACACTCCACGGGATCGTCAACAAGAGCGGCGTCGAGGCGTCGCGGCCTGCTTGCCGAATGCCTCATCCGAGAGCTCGATGCTGCCGTATCTGAGCTGATGACATGGTCGAGAGGGCCTCCTTGTATCTCCGCCCCATGA